The DNA window TCGGAGAGAGCGTGTGTTGTCGCGGCGGGCCGTTCGAGGCAGGGGACGTGGCCCGCGCCGGCGATGATTTCGAGGCGCACCCGAGCCGCCGTCGGCAACGCTTCGGCGATGGCTCTGGCCTCCTTGATCGGCGTGAGCACATCGTCCTCGCCGACCACCACCAGCACGGGAACGCTAATCGTTCGGAGCGTCTCGCGTGAGTCCGGCCGGTCACGCAGAGCTTGGAGTGCCCCCACAATGCCCGCGACGGGCTGACGGGCCATCATGGCGCGCATGCCCGCCACTACCTCGGGGCGTCGCTCGCGTGTGGTGGCGCCCACCATGCCCTGGATCTGCGCTTCCGCAATGGCGCGCGCGCCGTCGCGGCGCACGACGGCGGCCAGTTCATCGCGTTTCGCACGGGCCTCCTCGCTGTCGGCGCCTGC is part of the Gemmatimonas sp. UBA7669 genome and encodes:
- a CDS encoding alpha/beta fold hydrolase, encoding MIAQLGDFRMGYDDSGEGLPVVFLHGFPHDRNLWNAQRLALASQARCIVPDLRGFGHSSTHGPFSVDQYADDVIALLDALQIERAVVCGLSMGGYVAMALWRRHPDRVKAFVFCDTKAGADSEEARAKRDELAAVVRRDGARAIAEAQIQGMVGATTRERRPEVVAGMRAMMARQPVAGIVGALQALRDRPDSRETLRTISVPVLVVVGEDDVLTPIKEARAIAEALPTAARVRLEIIAGAGHVPCLERPAATTHALSDFLSTLA